A region of Streptomyces sp. R44 DNA encodes the following proteins:
- a CDS encoding DUF2087 domain-containing protein, whose protein sequence is MTSHPAVRPVADLFSADGRLKAIPRKPARREALLAHLAETLFEAGRTYREAEVNEALLGVHEDFSALRRYLVIGGFLARTKDGADYRRQQQPGSPGGAIPAVA, encoded by the coding sequence ATGACCAGTCACCCCGCCGTCCGCCCCGTCGCGGACCTGTTCTCCGCCGACGGGCGCCTCAAGGCGATCCCGCGCAAGCCCGCCCGCCGTGAGGCGCTGCTCGCGCACCTCGCCGAGACGCTGTTCGAAGCCGGTCGCACCTACCGTGAGGCCGAGGTCAACGAGGCCCTGCTCGGCGTGCACGAGGACTTCTCGGCGCTGCGCCGGTATCTGGTGATCGGTGGGTTCCTCGCCCGGACGAAGGACGGCGCGGACTACCGCCGACAGCAGCAGCCCGGCTCCCCCGGAGGCGCGATCCCCGCCGTCGCGTGA
- a CDS encoding LysE/ArgO family amino acid transporter gives MTAAVVAGLLAGYGIAIPVGAVGAYLVAVTARAGWRTGAGAALGVATADGVYALLAVAGGSALVPVLAPVMTPLRWASAVVLAVLAVRAGWGAVAAYRTGGPASRDDGGALTPGRAYLTFLGITILNPMTVIYFAALILATGPSAPATPVDRTAFVLAALVASASWQLFLALGGTLLGRTLTGARGRLGTALASSTLIVVLAVRLVVQG, from the coding sequence GTGACGGCCGCGGTGGTGGCCGGCCTGCTGGCCGGCTACGGCATCGCGATCCCGGTCGGCGCGGTCGGCGCCTACCTGGTGGCCGTCACGGCCCGGGCCGGATGGCGTACGGGCGCCGGTGCGGCCCTCGGCGTCGCCACGGCCGACGGGGTCTACGCCCTGCTCGCGGTCGCGGGCGGCTCCGCGCTCGTGCCGGTCCTCGCCCCGGTGATGACCCCGCTGCGATGGGCGTCCGCGGTGGTGCTCGCGGTGCTGGCGGTACGGGCCGGATGGGGGGCGGTCGCCGCGTACCGCACGGGCGGGCCGGCCTCCCGTGACGACGGGGGCGCCCTCACTCCCGGCCGCGCGTACCTCACCTTCCTGGGCATCACGATCCTGAACCCCATGACGGTGATCTACTTCGCCGCGCTCATCCTCGCCACGGGCCCGTCCGCGCCCGCGACCCCCGTCGACCGCACGGCCTTCGTCCTCGCCGCGCTCGTCGCCTCCGCGAGCTGGCAGCTGTTCCTCGCCCTGGGCGGCACGCTCCTCGGCCGGACACTGACGGGCGCCCGGGGCCGCCTCGGCACGGCCCTCGCGTCGAGCACCCTGATCGTGGTCCTCGCGGTGAGGCTCGTCGTCCAGGGGTGA